In Lemur catta isolate mLemCat1 chromosome 1, mLemCat1.pri, whole genome shotgun sequence, one DNA window encodes the following:
- the SLC24A5 gene encoding sodium/potassium/calcium exchanger 5 isoform X2, which yields MIKLYINLFTLPTKIAKRAASWCQKRSRFPSHLCIVTLDKLWIQNSALGLSQDVAGATFMAAGSSAPELVTAFLGVFITKGDIGISTILGSAIYNLLGICAACGLLSNVVSTLSCWPLFRDCAAYAISVAAVLGIIFDNQVYWYEGTLLLLIYGLYVLVLCFDIKINQYIIKKCSPCCACLAKAMEERSEQQPLMGWEDEGQPFIRRQSRTDSGIFHEDSGYSQLSISLHGLSQVSEDPPSVFNMPEADLKRIFWVLSLPIIILLFLTTPDCRKTFWKNYFVITFFMSALWISAFTYILVWMVTITGETLEIPDTVMGLTLLAAGTSIPDTISSVLVARKGKGDMAMSNIVGSNVFDMLCLGVPWFIKTAFINVSAPIEVNSRGLTYITISLNISIIFLFLAVHFNGWKLDKKLGGVCLLLYLGLATLSILYELGIIGNNKIRGCGG from the exons atgataaagctATATATTAATCTCTTTACTTTGCCCACAAAGATAGCCAAAAGAGCAGCTTCTTGGTGTCAAAAAAGATCTAGGTTCCCATCCCACCTCTGcattgtgaccttggacaagttatggATCCAAAACTCAG CCCTTGGATTGTCTCAGGATGTTGCAGGTGCAACTTTCATGGCAGCGGGTAGTTCAGCTCCTGAATTAGTTACTGCTTTCCTAG GTGTATTTATCACAAAGGGAGATATTGGCATTAGCACCATTCTTGGATCTGCAATTTATAACCTCCTTGGCATCTGTGCAGCCTGTGGCTTGCTGTCTAATGTG GTTTCAACACTCTCATGTTGGCCCCTATTCAGAGACTGTGCAGCATATGCAATTAGCGTAGCAGCAGTTCTTGGCATAATATTTGACAACCAAGTTTACTG GTATGAAGGAACTTTATTACTTTTGATATACGGATTGTATGTCTTAGTGCTGTGTTTTGACATTAAAATTAACcaatatattataaagaaatgcaGTCCTTGCTGCGCCTGTCTTGCCAAAGCTATGGAGGAGAGAAGTGAACAGCAGCCACTGATGGGATGGGAAGATGAGGGTCAACCATTCATTCGTCGGCAATCAAGAACTGATAGTGGAATATTTCATGAAGATTCTGGCTACTCTCAGCTCTCTATAAGTTTACATGGTCTTAGTCAGGTTTCTGAAG ATCCACCAAGTGTTTTCAACATGCCTGAAGCAgacttaaaaagaattttttgggTATTATCTCTTCCCattattatattactttttctaaCCACACCAGATTGTAGAAAAACGTTTTGGAAAAACTACTTTGTGATAACCTTTTTCATGTCTGCACTATGGATATCTGCATTTACATATATCCTGGTTTGGATGGTCACAATTACTG GGGAAACACTAGAAATTCCAGATACAGTAATGGGCCTTACTTTATTAGCAGCAGGAACAAGCATACCAGACACAATTTCAAGTGTGCTGGTTGCAAGAAAAG GTAAAGGAGACATGGCTATGTCTAACATCGTGGGATCCAATGTATTTGATATGCTATGTCTTGGCGTTCCATGGTTTATTAAAACTGCATTTATAAATGTATCAGCTCCTATAGAAGTGAACAGCAGAGGACTAACTTACATAACCATCTCTCTcaacatttcaattatttttctctttttagcagTTCACTTCAATGGCTGGAAACTAGACAAAAAGTTGGGAGGAGTTTGCCTATTATTATACTTGGGGCTTGCTACACTATCGATTCTATATGAACTTGGAAttattggaaataataaaataagggGTTGTGGAGGTTGA